The following proteins are co-located in the uncultured Propionivibrio sp. genome:
- a CDS encoding TRAP transporter substrate-binding protein, translating to MKKHVVNLIAVALGSLAISTVNAETITIKVANYFAAEHPQNVALKEKFKPLIEQKSQGSLKVDIFENNKLGGEQQFYTGVRNGTIDIGLPGMIMQGDVPKMGIPEWPFLLRDFKHARAVLLGPIGKEMAESLEQTHGVHVLAWSVNGFRMFSTSRQVANMQDFKGLRMRMPNSPVFVKLGQALGCNVSPMPLSEVFTAMEQKVVDGQENPIAVVRSSGFYEVQTNILETRHAFSPNVLIVSKKLWAKLSADQKKIVEDAAKAYADYEWQLSENGYEDDKKFLIEKKMKFITPDANFRQQMEAAVQPIYEEYYAKYPWAKDMVAKIKATK from the coding sequence GTGAAAAAGCACGTCGTCAATTTGATCGCAGTGGCACTGGGTAGCCTCGCAATCAGCACCGTCAATGCAGAAACCATCACCATCAAGGTGGCCAACTACTTCGCCGCCGAGCACCCCCAGAACGTCGCGCTCAAGGAAAAGTTCAAGCCCTTGATCGAGCAGAAGTCGCAGGGATCGCTGAAGGTCGACATTTTCGAAAACAACAAGCTCGGCGGTGAACAGCAGTTCTACACCGGCGTGCGTAACGGCACGATCGATATCGGCCTGCCGGGCATGATCATGCAGGGCGACGTGCCGAAGATGGGTATTCCCGAGTGGCCCTTCCTGCTGCGTGACTTCAAGCACGCCAGAGCCGTCCTGCTCGGACCGATCGGCAAGGAAATGGCCGAGAGCCTCGAACAGACCCACGGCGTGCATGTGCTCGCCTGGAGCGTGAACGGCTTCCGCATGTTCTCGACCAGCCGTCAGGTCGCCAACATGCAGGACTTCAAGGGTCTGCGCATGCGCATGCCGAACTCGCCGGTCTTCGTCAAACTTGGCCAGGCGCTCGGCTGCAACGTCTCGCCGATGCCGCTCTCCGAAGTGTTCACGGCAATGGAACAGAAGGTCGTCGACGGCCAGGAAAACCCGATCGCCGTCGTCCGCTCCTCGGGCTTCTACGAGGTCCAGACCAACATCCTGGAAACGCGTCACGCCTTCAGCCCGAACGTGCTGATCGTCAGCAAGAAGCTCTGGGCGAAGCTGAGCGCCGACCAGAAGAAGATCGTCGAGGACGCCGCCAAGGCCTATGCCGATTACGAGTGGCAGCTTTCCGAAAACGGTTATGAAGACGACAAGAAATTCCTGATCGAAAAGAAGATGAAGTTCATCACGCCTGACGCGAATTTCCGTCAGCAGATGGAAGCCGCCGTCCAGCCGATCTACGAGGAGTACTACGCCAAGTACCCGTGGGCCAAGGACATGGTCGCCAAGATCAAGGCCACCAAGTAA
- a CDS encoding TRAP transporter small permease, with translation MRNIGNAITRSLSYLIALFLALMAIFVFGNVILRYFFHSGWTWAEEMSRILFIWLIFLGSILAFKDNEHLGVDTLVVRLTPKGRKILYVINCFVILATMGLTLHGSWYLTLLNVDQSTPAIGIPYAYVYSSGVVVSIGMGFIVAMNLYMLLSGKLTENDLVMTTDSEEKVSEIEEIAKKTAGEKQ, from the coding sequence ATGCGAAATATCGGGAATGCGATCACTCGATCGCTGAGTTATCTCATTGCTTTGTTCCTGGCGCTGATGGCGATCTTTGTGTTCGGCAACGTCATCCTGCGCTACTTCTTTCATTCCGGATGGACGTGGGCGGAAGAAATGTCCCGCATCCTCTTCATCTGGCTGATCTTCCTCGGCTCGATCCTCGCGTTCAAGGACAACGAACATCTCGGCGTCGATACGCTGGTCGTCAGACTGACGCCCAAGGGCCGGAAGATCCTCTACGTCATCAATTGCTTTGTCATCCTCGCCACCATGGGTCTGACCCTGCACGGCAGCTGGTACCTGACGCTGCTCAACGTCGACCAATCGACCCCGGCGATCGGCATCCCGTACGCCTACGTCTACTCATCCGGCGTCGTCGTCAGCATCGGCATGGGCTTCATCGTCGCCATGAACCTCTACATGCTGCTCTCCGGGAAGCTCACCGAAAATGATCTCGTCATGACCACCGACTCGGAAGAGAAAGTCTCCGAAATCGAGGAGATCGCCAAGAAAACCGCAGGAGAAAAGCAATGA
- a CDS encoding TRAP transporter large permease subunit, protein MTITVFLVSLCGAMAMGIPVAISLLICGIALMFYLGQFDTQILASNLMDGADNFPLMAIPFFILAGELMNAGGISKRIINFAMSLVGHIRGGFGYVAIIASVIFSGLSGSAVADTAALGAILIPMMASAGYNKPRSGALIASAGIIAPIMPLSVPMIVFGVTAGVSIPKLFMSGIFPGFLLAVFLAVAWAWMVRKDDFKVEPRRTLRETLVAARGAAWAFVLPFVIIFGLRGGVFTPTEAASIAAWYALFVGMFVYRELTPKTLVKVLISSAKTTSVIMLLAASAMVSSWLITVANIPDQIVDLLRPLMGNKILLMLAINLIVLMVGTAMDVMPTILILTPVLMPIVKMAGIDPIYFGFMFVFNNCIGLLTPPVGTVLNVAAGVGKISMEDIIKSVMPFMWIEIGLLLLLTVFPDLVIVPLNFFTHR, encoded by the coding sequence ATGACAATTACCGTTTTTCTGGTATCGCTCTGCGGCGCGATGGCGATGGGGATTCCGGTCGCCATTTCCCTGCTCATCTGCGGTATCGCGCTGATGTTCTACCTCGGCCAGTTCGACACGCAGATCCTGGCATCGAACCTGATGGACGGCGCCGACAACTTCCCGCTGATGGCCATTCCGTTCTTCATCCTCGCCGGCGAGCTGATGAATGCGGGCGGCATCTCAAAGCGCATCATCAACTTCGCCATGTCGCTCGTCGGACACATCCGCGGCGGCTTCGGCTATGTCGCGATCATCGCCAGCGTCATCTTCTCGGGCCTGTCCGGCTCGGCGGTGGCGGATACGGCGGCGCTCGGCGCCATCCTCATCCCGATGATGGCCTCGGCCGGCTATAACAAGCCGCGCTCGGGTGCGCTGATCGCCTCGGCCGGCATCATCGCGCCGATCATGCCGCTGAGCGTGCCGATGATCGTCTTCGGCGTGACCGCCGGGGTGTCGATTCCGAAGCTGTTCATGTCGGGAATCTTCCCGGGCTTCCTGCTGGCGGTCTTCCTCGCCGTCGCCTGGGCATGGATGGTGCGGAAGGACGACTTCAAGGTCGAGCCGCGCCGCACGCTGCGCGAAACGCTGGTGGCCGCACGCGGCGCCGCCTGGGCGTTCGTCCTGCCGTTCGTCATCATCTTCGGCCTGCGTGGCGGCGTCTTCACCCCGACCGAAGCGGCATCGATCGCCGCCTGGTACGCGCTCTTCGTCGGCATGTTCGTCTATCGCGAACTGACGCCGAAGACGCTGGTGAAGGTGTTGATTTCCTCGGCCAAGACGACCAGCGTCATCATGCTGCTGGCGGCGTCGGCGATGGTGTCGTCATGGCTGATCACGGTCGCCAACATTCCCGACCAGATCGTCGACCTGCTGCGTCCGCTGATGGGCAACAAGATCCTGCTGATGCTGGCGATCAACCTGATCGTGCTGATGGTCGGAACGGCGATGGACGTCATGCCGACGATCCTGATCCTGACGCCGGTGCTGATGCCGATCGTCAAGATGGCGGGCATCGATCCGATCTATTTCGGCTTCATGTTCGTCTTCAACAACTGCATCGGCTTGCTGACGCCGCCCGTGGGAACGGTGCTCAACGTCGCCGCGGGAGTGGGCAAGATATCGATGGAAGACATCATCAAGTCGGTCATGCCGTTCATGTGGATCGAGATCGGCCTGCTCCTGCTGCTGACGGTCTTCCCCGACCTCGTCATCGTCCCCCTGAACTTCTTCACGCATCGTTAA
- a CDS encoding L-idonate 5-dehydrogenase, which yields METKACVLYAQEDVRVESWPVGDVGPNQVLVRIGAGGVCGSDIHYYWDGGIGTIRVSEPIVMGHEVAGTVESVGAKVTKVRPGDRIAVSPSRPCGHCKFCLAGEQQHCLEMQFFGSAMRKPHTHGGFRQLLVAEEHQCEPVGDKVSLGEAACAEPLSIGLHAINQAGSLIGKRVLVTGAGPIGALLIGAIRVAGAAEIVAMDISEAPLKAALAMGANVAINGANEPDRLAGDYSADKGYFDVAFECTGVGAVLKQAFPVVRPRGTVVQVGVTGSADIPINALVGKEIRLVGTHRFNHEYAHAARLIREGRIDVKPIITTTLPMERVKEAFEIARDRKTQMKVQLAF from the coding sequence ATGGAAACGAAAGCTTGTGTCTTGTACGCGCAGGAAGACGTGCGCGTTGAAAGCTGGCCGGTCGGCGACGTCGGCCCGAACCAGGTTCTGGTGCGCATCGGCGCCGGCGGCGTCTGCGGCTCCGATATTCATTATTACTGGGACGGCGGCATCGGCACGATCCGCGTCAGCGAACCGATCGTCATGGGCCACGAGGTCGCCGGCACCGTCGAAAGCGTCGGCGCGAAGGTGACCAAGGTCCGCCCCGGCGACCGCATCGCCGTCAGCCCGAGCCGCCCCTGCGGCCACTGCAAGTTCTGCCTGGCCGGCGAACAGCAGCATTGCCTGGAGATGCAGTTCTTCGGCAGCGCCATGCGCAAACCGCACACGCACGGCGGATTCCGCCAGTTGCTGGTGGCCGAGGAACATCAATGCGAACCCGTCGGCGACAAGGTCTCCCTTGGCGAAGCCGCCTGCGCCGAACCGCTCTCGATCGGCCTGCACGCGATCAACCAGGCTGGCAGCCTGATCGGCAAGCGCGTCCTCGTCACCGGCGCGGGCCCGATCGGCGCCCTGCTGATCGGCGCGATTCGCGTTGCCGGCGCCGCCGAGATCGTCGCCATGGACATCTCCGAAGCGCCGCTCAAGGCCGCGCTGGCCATGGGTGCCAACGTCGCCATCAACGGCGCCAACGAACCGGACCGCCTCGCCGGAGATTATTCGGCCGACAAGGGCTACTTCGACGTCGCCTTCGAGTGCACCGGCGTCGGCGCGGTGCTGAAGCAGGCCTTCCCGGTCGTCCGGCCGCGTGGCACGGTGGTTCAGGTCGGTGTCACCGGCAGCGCCGACATCCCGATCAATGCGCTGGTCGGCAAGGAAATCCGCCTCGTCGGCACGCACCGCTTCAACCACGAATACGCGCACGCCGCACGGCTGATCCGCGAAGGCCGGATCGACGTCAAGCCGATCATCACGACGACGCTACCGATGGAACGCGTCAAGGAAGCCTTCGAAATCGCGCGCGATCGCAAAACACAGATGAAAGTGCAACTCGCCTTCTGA
- a CDS encoding FAD-dependent oxidoreductase, with product MKNDLPREASASGLENLSLPLEVRVHGRGGQGGVTCAKLIASLYTQMGLHVQTFGDYGSERSGAPIQAFTRVDRQPISNRNKVYQPDHLIVLDEALMGPQVLSGTAAGALLLLNTRSRLDAFAGQFEDYRFGAIDATAIAREHGIGSSSVVIINTTILGAYARLLGVPLNALEKAYASLGLSGDLAAAEHAYDQVQIRDPRPDAAGATPRGATTWQPVLPPVLPLTEHHTDLPATLKTGTWSTQAPRYREHAAPCNQACPAGNDIRGFIQALKNEGADAAARVLLRTQALPSVCGRVCPAPCMQGCNREAFDGAVNIRSLERWIADHSDVALERQSTGTPRHFAVIGGGPAGLSASYQLARRGHAVTLYEAGRGLGGVLRNGIPAYRLPPDVLQRDVDRITGLGVETRLNARLDREALARLPDDVDALLLCTGLGPALNLGVDGENLPGVEQGLDFLDRAKQGQVTLQGRVVVVGGGNTAIDCARTALRCGASSVKLVYRRSREEMPAIAEEIDAAEFEGVRLVLQRQPVAFSGNGSISAVVLAEVEPGAPDASGRRRPVVTSRTSTLDCDTVLLALGQGAMADVLPDDWQIRNGRIWHGDAALPVWLAGDCANGDGTVTHAIGNGRRTALAALGCLDSGSDGTVTADAGAGENPVAPGQIRFSHFDVAPPHRDKESPPSVRRNSFDECNHGLAGPEEAERCFSCGQCTHCDTCLIYCPEGVIARAGDGYRIDADYCKGCGMCVAECPRSAMEMHEKNKQEVMSCL from the coding sequence ATGAAAAACGATTTACCACGAGAAGCTTCCGCATCCGGCCTGGAAAATCTGTCCTTGCCGCTGGAAGTACGGGTGCATGGACGCGGCGGCCAGGGCGGCGTCACCTGCGCCAAGCTGATCGCCTCGCTGTACACACAGATGGGGCTGCACGTGCAGACCTTCGGCGATTACGGCAGCGAGCGTTCCGGCGCGCCGATCCAGGCCTTTACCCGCGTCGACCGCCAGCCGATCTCGAACCGCAACAAGGTCTATCAGCCGGACCACCTGATTGTCCTCGATGAGGCGCTGATGGGGCCGCAGGTGCTGTCGGGCACAGCGGCGGGCGCGCTGCTGCTGCTCAACACCCGCTCACGCCTCGACGCCTTCGCCGGGCAATTCGAAGACTATCGCTTCGGCGCCATCGACGCCACGGCAATCGCCCGCGAACATGGCATCGGCAGCAGTTCGGTGGTGATCATCAACACCACCATCCTCGGCGCCTACGCGCGCTTGCTTGGCGTCCCGCTGAACGCGCTCGAAAAGGCGTATGCGTCGCTGGGCCTGAGCGGCGACCTCGCTGCCGCCGAACACGCCTACGACCAGGTGCAGATCCGCGATCCGCGTCCCGATGCGGCCGGCGCCACTCCGCGCGGCGCGACGACCTGGCAGCCGGTGCTGCCGCCGGTTCTGCCGCTGACCGAACACCACACCGATTTGCCGGCAACGCTGAAGACCGGCACCTGGAGCACCCAGGCGCCGCGCTACCGCGAGCACGCCGCGCCCTGCAACCAGGCCTGCCCGGCCGGCAATGACATTCGCGGATTCATCCAGGCGCTCAAGAACGAAGGCGCCGACGCGGCAGCACGCGTGCTGCTACGCACGCAAGCCCTGCCCTCGGTCTGCGGCCGCGTCTGCCCGGCCCCGTGCATGCAGGGCTGCAACCGCGAAGCCTTCGACGGCGCCGTCAATATCCGCAGTCTGGAGCGCTGGATCGCCGACCACTCGGACGTCGCGCTCGAACGGCAAAGCACCGGCACGCCGCGCCACTTCGCCGTCATCGGCGGCGGCCCCGCTGGCCTCAGCGCCAGCTATCAACTGGCGCGACGCGGCCACGCGGTGACCCTCTACGAAGCCGGACGGGGCCTCGGCGGCGTGCTGCGCAACGGCATCCCCGCCTACCGCCTGCCGCCGGACGTGCTGCAACGCGATGTTGATCGCATCACCGGTCTCGGCGTTGAGACACGCCTCAATGCCCGCCTCGACCGCGAAGCGCTGGCGCGCCTGCCGGACGACGTCGATGCGCTGCTGCTCTGTACCGGTCTCGGCCCGGCGCTGAACCTGGGCGTCGACGGAGAAAACCTGCCCGGCGTCGAACAGGGCCTCGACTTCCTCGACCGGGCGAAACAGGGCCAGGTCACGCTGCAGGGCCGCGTCGTCGTGGTCGGCGGCGGCAACACGGCGATCGACTGCGCGCGCACCGCGCTACGCTGCGGCGCCAGTTCGGTAAAACTCGTCTATCGCCGCAGCCGCGAGGAAATGCCGGCAATCGCCGAGGAAATCGACGCCGCCGAATTCGAGGGCGTGCGCCTCGTGCTGCAGCGTCAGCCCGTGGCCTTCAGCGGCAACGGCAGCATCAGCGCCGTCGTGCTGGCCGAAGTCGAACCCGGCGCGCCCGATGCAAGCGGACGGCGGCGGCCGGTCGTGACATCGCGGACCTCGACGCTCGACTGCGATACGGTCCTGCTCGCGCTCGGCCAGGGCGCCATGGCCGACGTGCTGCCGGACGACTGGCAGATCCGCAACGGTCGCATCTGGCACGGCGACGCGGCGCTGCCGGTCTGGCTGGCCGGCGACTGCGCCAACGGCGACGGCACCGTCACCCATGCCATTGGCAACGGACGCAGGACGGCACTGGCCGCCCTGGGTTGTCTCGACAGCGGCTCTGACGGCACGGTAACGGCCGACGCTGGCGCCGGCGAAAACCCGGTCGCACCGGGCCAGATCCGTTTCTCCCATTTCGATGTGGCGCCGCCGCATCGCGACAAGGAATCGCCGCCCTCGGTACGCCGCAACAGCTTCGACGAATGCAACCACGGCCTCGCCGGGCCGGAAGAAGCCGAGCGCTGTTTCTCCTGCGGCCAATGCACGCACTGTGACACCTGCCTGATCTACTGTCCGGAAGGCGTCATCGCCCGCGCCGGCGACGGCTACCGGATCGACGCCGACTACTGCAAGGGCTGCGGCATGTGCGTCGCCGAATGTCCGCGCAGCGCCATGGAAATGCACGAAAAAAACAAGCAGGAGGTGATGTCATGTCTCTGA
- the porA gene encoding pyruvate ferredoxin oxidoreductase, translated as MSLKLLSANHGAGLAATLAGRANRTGRGFCSGVYPITPSTECMEYLCLQEIEKGRVVKVESEHSAMAVCIGAAAAGARSFTTTSSNGLAYMAENCIAAAYLRLPVVMAVANRTIGPPWNIWADHGDALMLRDHGLIQFYCADNQELFDTVLAAFRLAEDPAVMMPAMVCMEGFILSHTVAQIDVPDQALVDAFLPPTTVPHRLGEAPHALGQIDLPHQTEMHRHQHLSAMNGAARVYAGIQDEFERIFGRRLADAVVPYRADDAETLIVSMGTIGATAERVVDQLRAQGQKVGALRVRLFRPLPSEAIRAWFAGKQRIAVIDRDVSLGFGGVLWGEVNALADPGTVVQSYLAGLGGGDVRPEHIVNMLADLQPRKNAGHPAMMEAA; from the coding sequence ATGTCTCTGAAACTCTTGAGCGCCAACCACGGCGCCGGATTGGCCGCGACGCTCGCCGGGCGCGCCAATCGCACGGGCCGGGGCTTCTGCAGCGGTGTCTATCCGATCACGCCCTCGACCGAATGCATGGAATATCTCTGCCTGCAGGAGATCGAAAAAGGCCGCGTCGTCAAGGTCGAGAGCGAACACAGCGCCATGGCCGTCTGCATCGGCGCGGCGGCCGCCGGGGCGCGCAGCTTCACCACCACCTCGTCGAACGGCCTCGCCTACATGGCCGAAAACTGCATCGCCGCCGCCTACCTGCGCCTGCCGGTGGTGATGGCGGTCGCCAACCGGACGATCGGCCCGCCCTGGAATATCTGGGCCGATCACGGCGACGCGCTGATGCTGCGCGATCACGGCCTCATCCAGTTCTACTGCGCCGACAACCAGGAACTCTTCGACACCGTGCTCGCCGCCTTCCGGCTTGCCGAAGATCCGGCGGTAATGATGCCGGCGATGGTCTGCATGGAAGGTTTCATCCTCTCGCACACCGTCGCGCAGATCGACGTACCCGATCAGGCGCTGGTCGATGCCTTCCTGCCGCCGACGACGGTGCCGCACCGCCTCGGCGAAGCGCCGCACGCGCTCGGGCAGATCGACCTGCCGCACCAGACCGAAATGCACCGGCACCAGCATCTCTCGGCCATGAACGGCGCCGCCCGCGTCTATGCCGGCATCCAGGACGAGTTCGAGCGCATCTTCGGGCGCCGGCTGGCCGACGCCGTCGTGCCCTACCGCGCCGACGATGCCGAAACGCTGATCGTCTCGATGGGTACGATCGGCGCCACCGCCGAACGCGTCGTCGACCAACTGCGCGCCCAGGGCCAGAAGGTCGGTGCGCTGCGTGTGCGCCTCTTCCGCCCGCTGCCGAGCGAGGCCATCCGCGCCTGGTTCGCCGGCAAGCAGCGCATCGCCGTGATCGACCGCGACGTCAGCCTCGGCTTCGGCGGGGTGCTCTGGGGCGAGGTCAATGCGCTCGCCGATCCCGGCACCGTGGTGCAGAGCTATCTCGCCGGACTCGGCGGCGGCGACGTCCGCCCCGAGCATATCGTCAATATGCTGGCCGATTTGCAGCCGCGCAAGAATGCCGGACACCCGGCGATGATGGAGGCCGCATGA
- a CDS encoding thiamine pyrophosphate-dependent enzyme, giving the protein MMNEPVLGGMAQTTLDRPDPLLRMGNTNCGGCGLSSLMQMMRHAVADQRVHLVVPACCAAVSAGIYPQSTYGVPTLLTTFASAAAAASGIATVARMNGEDTRVICLAGDGGTYDIGFATLSAAADRNEDVLYICYDNEIYGNTGGQRSSATPAGAVTSNLSGAKPEEKKDILAIMAAHRVPYVASVSLADAEDTVRKLRRALDLKGFRFLHVLSPCPTGWKSEPAMGMELVRLAVRSGLYPVIEIFDGKRYVVNIEPDFSDEALDMYLSLQLRFQKSGISAAGLRPAIDRHWQELRALSGRIVPARRVA; this is encoded by the coding sequence ATGATGAACGAACCCGTATTGGGCGGCATGGCCCAGACCACGCTCGACCGCCCCGATCCGCTGCTGCGCATGGGCAATACCAACTGCGGCGGCTGCGGCCTCTCGTCGCTGATGCAGATGATGCGCCACGCGGTCGCCGACCAGCGCGTGCACCTCGTCGTCCCCGCCTGCTGCGCCGCCGTCTCGGCCGGCATCTACCCACAGAGCACCTACGGCGTGCCGACCCTGCTGACGACCTTCGCCTCGGCGGCGGCGGCCGCCAGCGGCATCGCCACCGTCGCCCGCATGAACGGCGAGGATACCCGCGTCATCTGTCTCGCCGGCGACGGCGGCACCTATGACATCGGCTTCGCGACGCTGTCGGCGGCGGCGGATCGCAACGAGGACGTGCTCTACATCTGCTATGACAACGAAATCTACGGCAACACCGGCGGGCAGCGCTCCTCGGCGACGCCGGCCGGCGCGGTGACGAGCAACCTGTCGGGCGCCAAGCCGGAGGAAAAGAAGGACATCCTGGCGATCATGGCAGCACACCGCGTCCCGTATGTCGCCTCGGTCTCGCTCGCCGACGCCGAGGACACCGTGCGCAAGCTGCGCCGAGCGCTCGACCTCAAGGGATTCCGCTTCCTGCACGTGCTCTCGCCCTGCCCGACCGGCTGGAAATCGGAACCGGCGATGGGCATGGAACTGGTGCGGCTGGCGGTGCGCTCGGGGCTTTACCCGGTCATCGAGATCTTCGACGGCAAGCGCTACGTGGTGAATATCGAACCCGACTTCTCCGACGAGGCGCTGGACATGTATCTCTCGCTTCAGCTACGGTTCCAGAAATCGGGCATCAGCGCCGCCGGCCTGCGTCCGGCCATCGACCGCCACTGGCAGGAACTGCGCGCGCTCAGCGGGCGCATCGTACCGGCCCGGCGCGTCGCCTGA
- a CDS encoding XRE family transcriptional regulator: MRKYVGERIKALREAQDMTLSQVCKLTGIDEDRLQAYEDGSAVPSIGAVIQLSRVLGSKMAGLLHGGATVSDSLTICRSGESLAGEQGGTEQSYSYASLTRPGTVGHTMEPFLLTFDPNLRQGVPITHDGQEFVYVVSGAVELFYDGHSYRLDTGDSAYLDSSQPHTFHGLGNEVAKVLAVVSYSS, encoded by the coding sequence ATGCGCAAATACGTCGGGGAACGGATCAAGGCGCTGCGCGAGGCGCAGGACATGACATTGTCCCAGGTATGCAAACTCACGGGGATCGACGAGGACCGCCTGCAGGCCTACGAGGATGGCTCGGCCGTGCCGTCGATCGGCGCCGTCATCCAGCTGTCGCGCGTGCTCGGGTCGAAGATGGCCGGGCTGCTGCACGGCGGCGCCACGGTCTCGGACTCGCTCACCATCTGCCGCTCGGGCGAATCGCTGGCGGGCGAACAGGGCGGCACCGAGCAGAGCTATTCCTACGCCTCGCTGACGCGGCCGGGTACCGTCGGCCACACGATGGAGCCCTTCCTGCTCACCTTCGACCCGAATCTTCGCCAGGGCGTGCCGATCACGCATGACGGGCAGGAATTCGTCTATGTCGTCAGCGGCGCCGTCGAACTGTTCTACGACGGGCACAGTTACCGGCTCGACACCGGCGACAGCGCCTATCTCGATTCCTCGCAGCCGCATACCTTCCACGGGCTCGGTAACGAAGTCGCGAAAGTGCTCGCCGTGGTCAGTTACTCGAGCTGA
- a CDS encoding acetyl-CoA hydrolase/transferase C-terminal domain-containing protein → MSAHTLYLEKRTTAAEAVRHVRDNDVIIVPTGVGEPPTLLAELSEQRRSFHGVEIAQTLPLRKFAYFDPDTVEHVRHRSYFFSATSRPGGKDGWIDFVPAYFSELPVLIERGLNRADVVFSMASEIDEHGYFSLSLGADYTMAAIAKARAVVLEVNPNVPYAHGNCHVHISQVTALIESEDPILEVGLPKIEPVQAAIGKYVGELVPDGATLQIGFGGIPDAVVMQLTGKRDLGVHTEMIGDGIMSLVEAGVVTNRCKNYRPDKMFATFALGSRKLYQFMHRNPALEMHPVDFTNDPALAGRNDTLIAINASLQVDLIGQCCSESMGYTPYSGTGGQADFVRAANRSNGGKAIIVLPSTAKGDTVSRIVPTLTPGAHVTTTKNDVNYVVSEYGVAQLRGKTARQRAEALIGIAHPDFREELRAAARTMRLL, encoded by the coding sequence ATGTCGGCACACACGCTGTATCTTGAAAAACGGACGACGGCCGCCGAAGCGGTACGTCATGTCCGCGACAATGATGTCATCATCGTCCCCACCGGCGTCGGCGAACCGCCGACGCTGCTGGCGGAACTCTCCGAACAGCGCCGCAGTTTTCATGGCGTCGAGATTGCCCAGACGCTGCCGTTGCGCAAATTCGCTTATTTCGATCCGGACACCGTCGAGCATGTCCGGCACCGGTCCTACTTTTTCAGCGCGACCTCGCGACCGGGCGGAAAGGACGGCTGGATCGACTTCGTCCCTGCCTACTTCTCCGAACTGCCGGTGCTGATCGAGCGCGGACTCAACCGCGCCGACGTGGTGTTTTCGATGGCCTCCGAGATCGACGAGCACGGCTACTTCTCGCTCAGCCTCGGCGCCGACTACACCATGGCCGCGATCGCCAAGGCACGCGCCGTCGTGCTGGAGGTGAATCCCAACGTGCCGTATGCGCACGGCAACTGCCATGTGCATATTTCGCAGGTCACGGCGCTGATCGAGAGCGAAGACCCGATCCTCGAGGTCGGCCTGCCGAAGATCGAACCGGTCCAGGCTGCGATCGGCAAATATGTCGGCGAACTCGTCCCCGACGGCGCCACGCTGCAGATCGGTTTCGGCGGCATTCCTGATGCGGTTGTCATGCAACTGACCGGGAAGCGCGATCTCGGCGTGCACACCGAGATGATCGGCGACGGCATCATGTCGCTGGTCGAGGCCGGCGTCGTCACCAACCGGTGCAAGAACTACCGCCCCGACAAGATGTTCGCCACCTTCGCCCTGGGCTCGCGCAAGCTGTACCAGTTCATGCACCGCAATCCGGCGCTCGAGATGCATCCGGTCGACTTCACCAACGATCCGGCGCTGGCCGGCCGCAATGACACCCTGATCGCCATCAACGCCAGCCTGCAGGTCGATCTGATCGGGCAATGCTGCTCGGAAAGCATGGGCTACACCCCGTACTCCGGTACTGGCGGCCAGGCCGATTTCGTCCGCGCCGCCAACCGCTCGAATGGCGGCAAGGCGATCATCGTCCTGCCCTCGACGGCCAAGGGCGACACGGTCTCGCGCATCGTGCCGACCTTGACGCCGGGCGCCCATGTGACGACGACCAAGAACGACGTCAATTATGTCGTCAGCGAATACGGCGTTGCCCAGTTGCGCGGCAAGACCGCCCGGCAGCGGGCCGAAGCGCTGATTGGCATCGCCCACCCGGACTTCCGCGAGGAACTGCGCGCGGCGGCGCGGACGATGCGGCTGCTCTGA